From Candidatus Paceibacter sp.:
CGGAAGACTTCCAAAAAAATCATCCGATGTCGCGTCTTTTGGAGGGCGACGTCGGTTCGGGCAAAACGGCCGTGGCAGTGGCCGCCAGTTTTATGGTTTTAAACAGCGGCCTGCAAACGGCCTATATGGCCCCGACAGAAATTCTGGCCGAACAGCACTTCAAATCTTTCATCGGCTATTTTTCCCAACTCCGGCGGCCGGCAAAAATCGGACTTATCACATCCTCCGGCTGCAAAAAATTCCCCTCCAAGGTAAACGTCGGCCAACCGACGCCGATATCAAAAAGCCAGCTGCTTAAATGGGTGGAAAACGGAGAAATACCGATACTGATAGGCACTCACTCGCTGATTCAGGAAAGCGTGAGGTTTAAAAACCTGGCGCTGGCGATAATAGACGAGCAGCACCGCTTCGGCACCGGCCAAAGAGCGCTTCTGGCCTCCCAAAAATCGGACAAAATTCCCCATCTTCTCTCCATGACCGCCACGCCCATTCCCCGCACCCTGGCTTTGACCGCCTACGGCGACCTTGATTTGTCTTTGCTGGACGAGCTGCCGCAGGGGCGCAAAAAGATAATTACTCGCGCGATTTCGCCTAGTGGCAGAGATTCGGCTTACGAAGAAATAAGGAAAGAAATTTCCGCCGGACGGCAAGCGTTCGTTATCTGCCCAAGAATAGACGAGCCAGACGAAGAAAAAATAAACGCGCTTAACGTTAAAGCGGTAAAAGAGGAGGCCAAAAGACTGAAGAAAGAAATTTTCCCGGAATTTGAGGTCGGGATGCTGCACGGCAAAATGTTGCCGAAAGAAAAAGAAGAAGCGCTGAGCGATTTTAAAAAAGGAAAGACGAATATTCTGGTCGCCACCTCCGTGGTGGAAGTCGGCATAGACATCCCCAACGCCACCATAATTTTAATAGAAGGGGCGGAAAGGTTCGGCCTCTCCCAGCTTCATCAGCTAAGGGGTCGGGTCGGACGGGGCGAGCACCAATCTTATTGCTATGTTTTCGCGGAATCAAAATCGCAGAAGACAATGGAAAGACTGAAGGCTTTTGTTGAAGGCAAAAATGGCTTTGAACTGGCCGAGTACGATTTGCAGTTGCGCGGGGCCGGCGAGCTCGGCGGTGGCAAACAATGGGGCATATCCGATGTCGGTATGGAAGCTTTAAGAAATATCAAAATGGTGGAAGCGGCCCGGGAAGAATCGCAAAAAATAATCAAAGACGACCCGGAATTTAAAAAATATCCGTTAATCGCCGAACGGCTCAAAAACGGCAAAAAAATCCATTTTGAATAATTCTTAGTTGGACTCGGTTACAGATTTCTGCGATAGCGGGATTTTGTATCTGATGGTTAAGTTTAAAATCAAGGTTAAACCTTGAGATGCTTTTTAAGGTTTAACCTTGATTTTTTCATTGGGCATTGACAAATACTTACCTAAAATGGTATAAGGTAAAAAATACCTTAAAATAAGCGGACGGCGCAACATCTCCTCCC
This genomic window contains:
- the recG gene encoding ATP-dependent DNA helicase RecG, yielding MTLNSPFEENFRLTERQKDGLAKLGLKTSRDLLFYFPSRYEHFSERKNIIDLAEGDKTTVFGEVLEAETSKTWRKKMAISEITVGDNTGLLNAVWFRQPYVAKMLKIGDKVALTGKISIGKSGFYVSNPSFEKISSYEALGEGSMILPIYPETVGITSRWLRFAVDRILKKVGLTELQDPLPEKVLAKYHLPSLASSLIYIHKPQKESDAQAARKRFAFEEIFFIQLARLKQRAEVEKKHSYAVKCAPEELENLFSLFPFQLTNSQENSIRAIAEDFQKNHPMSRLLEGDVGSGKTAVAVAASFMVLNSGLQTAYMAPTEILAEQHFKSFIGYFSQLRRPAKIGLITSSGCKKFPSKVNVGQPTPISKSQLLKWVENGEIPILIGTHSLIQESVRFKNLALAIIDEQHRFGTGQRALLASQKSDKIPHLLSMTATPIPRTLALTAYGDLDLSLLDELPQGRKKIITRAISPSGRDSAYEEIRKEISAGRQAFVICPRIDEPDEEKINALNVKAVKEEAKRLKKEIFPEFEVGMLHGKMLPKEKEEALSDFKKGKTNILVATSVVEVGIDIPNATIILIEGAERFGLSQLHQLRGRVGRGEHQSYCYVFAESKSQKTMERLKAFVEGKNGFELAEYDLQLRGAGELGGGKQWGISDVGMEALRNIKMVEAAREESQKIIKDDPEFKKYPLIAERLKNGKKIHFE